A portion of the candidate division WOR-3 bacterium genome contains these proteins:
- a CDS encoding T9SS type A sorting domain-containing protein, producing the protein AETYVADRHFSQPASGTPNTDLVPVDSLRPVVPPVAGDEHFRGSYSDAGHPSAKGLKITQNSYQVASSGYDDFVVVVTDIANNGSSAMNGLYAGVFADFDVGSTPTANVCSSDVSRRFTFMRQSSSANPCVGVKILAPTSYANLAAVDHARYVYPDSAMTDGMKWRFLNGTVVQPNSNRAYDWSVCVSVGPFDLPVGASQRFAFAFCGGADGAQARAHADSAQSWYDRNVGLAEERRPRQASAARPLFLSPNPFSNGTFVHYFTATAGAVELTTYDASGREVERVLFDADKGSSRYFWQPRSLAPGIYFLKVRTPERESVAKVLLLD; encoded by the coding sequence GCCGAGACCTACGTGGCGGACCGGCATTTCTCGCAGCCGGCCTCAGGCACGCCGAATACCGACCTGGTGCCAGTTGACAGCCTGCGGCCGGTGGTGCCGCCGGTGGCCGGTGATGAGCATTTCCGGGGCAGTTATTCAGACGCGGGCCATCCTTCGGCCAAGGGTCTAAAGATTACCCAGAACAGCTATCAGGTTGCGAGTTCAGGGTACGATGACTTTGTCGTGGTTGTAACCGACATTGCCAACAACGGCAGTTCGGCAATGAACGGGTTGTATGCTGGTGTGTTTGCGGACTTTGACGTCGGTTCGACGCCGACCGCGAACGTGTGTTCTTCAGACGTTTCACGGCGGTTCACGTTCATGCGACAGAGCTCGAGTGCGAATCCGTGTGTTGGCGTGAAGATACTGGCGCCGACGTCGTATGCGAATCTGGCCGCGGTTGACCATGCGCGGTACGTGTATCCGGATTCGGCAATGACCGACGGGATGAAGTGGCGGTTCTTGAATGGTACCGTGGTGCAACCGAACTCGAACCGGGCATATGACTGGTCGGTGTGCGTGTCGGTTGGGCCGTTCGATCTGCCAGTGGGAGCGAGTCAACGGTTTGCGTTCGCGTTCTGCGGCGGTGCCGATGGTGCCCAGGCCCGGGCCCATGCGGATTCGGCCCAGTCGTGGTATGACCGGAACGTCGGCCTTGCCGAAGAGCGCCGACCGAGGCAGGCAAGCGCGGCCCGTCCGCTTTTCCTGTCGCCGAACCCGTTCTCGAATGGTACTTTTGTACACTACTTCACGGCTACGGCCGGAGCGGTGGAACTCACCACGTACGATGCGAGCGGACGCGAGGTCGAGCGAGTCCTGTTTGACGCCGATAAGGGAAGCAGCCGTTACTTCTGGCAGCCGAGGAGTCTCGCACCAGGAATCTACTTCCTGAAAGTCAGGACACCGGAGCGCGAGTCGGTAGCCAAGGTGCTACTGCTCGATTGA
- a CDS encoding MFS transporter, producing the protein MFNVIITGITSFLTDLSTEMVYPLIPLFLTTLTGSPWSALGLIEGFSESTASLLKVFSGQVSDRAGRRKPLAILGYAGSTLGKVLFYLAQGWGMVFAGRLADRVGKGIRTAPRDAIIADSTRAGQRGAAFGLHRAMDTIGAAAGVAVAILLVSRFPLVPQRADFLPVFLLALVPQALGVAVLFLVRETRSGPTGTRSVRLSFRDLPVRLRWFFLVVGLFALGNSSNQFLILRTKTVGYTIVNTLAVYLLYNIVYGLLSWPAGRIADAIGRKRLLVAGYAVYGLVYVGFAVLGPGNYAWLPWLLFGLYGVYSALTEGLEKAFVADIAPQAQRATFIGLHSTLVGIGLLPASLAAGLLWGLWGPRAPFWFGGVLGLAAALGLALVL; encoded by the coding sequence ATGTTCAACGTCATCATCACAGGCATTACAAGTTTTCTGACCGACCTCTCGACCGAGATGGTTTACCCTCTCATTCCTTTGTTTCTCACAACCCTGACCGGCAGTCCGTGGTCCGCACTCGGACTCATTGAGGGATTCAGTGAGAGCACCGCGTCGTTGCTCAAGGTGTTCTCCGGTCAGGTGTCAGACCGGGCAGGTCGGCGCAAGCCGCTGGCGATTCTTGGATATGCCGGTTCGACCTTAGGCAAGGTTCTGTTCTATCTAGCTCAGGGCTGGGGCATGGTGTTTGCCGGTCGTCTAGCTGACCGAGTCGGAAAGGGAATCCGCACTGCTCCGCGTGATGCAATCATTGCCGACTCAACCCGGGCGGGTCAACGCGGTGCCGCGTTCGGTCTGCACCGTGCCATGGACACCATCGGTGCGGCTGCCGGTGTTGCTGTTGCCATCTTGCTCGTATCACGTTTCCCGCTCGTCCCGCAACGAGCCGATTTTCTGCCGGTATTTCTTCTTGCTTTGGTACCGCAAGCGCTCGGCGTAGCAGTGCTTTTCCTGGTGCGTGAGACCCGGAGCGGTCCGACCGGCACCCGATCAGTACGACTAAGCTTTCGCGATCTTCCAGTCCGGCTGCGCTGGTTCTTCCTTGTGGTGGGGCTATTTGCGCTTGGTAACTCATCAAATCAATTCCTGATTCTGCGCACGAAGACAGTCGGCTACACAATCGTCAACACCCTAGCGGTCTATCTCCTCTACAACATCGTTTACGGGTTGCTTTCCTGGCCTGCAGGTAGAATTGCTGATGCGATTGGACGCAAACGGCTTCTTGTCGCAGGCTACGCTGTGTACGGACTCGTGTACGTCGGGTTCGCCGTGCTTGGCCCGGGCAACTATGCGTGGCTGCCTTGGCTACTTTTCGGTCTGTACGGAGTGTATAGCGCCCTGACCGAAGGTCTGGAAAAAGCGTTTGTCGCCGATATTGCGCCTCAAGCTCAACGCGCTACCTTCATTGGCCTTCACTCTACTTTGGTTGGTATCGGACTTCTGCCTGCGTCTCTTGCTGCCGGCCTTCTCTGGGGTCTCTGGGGGCCGCGAGCGCCCTTCTGGTTCGGCGGGGTCCTGGGCTTGGCGGCCGCACTGGGTCTGGCATTGGTGCTTTGA
- the acs gene encoding acetate--CoA ligase translates to MAQTELFHPPKELVENSNVMAFMKKHGIKDYDDLLKRAENQEWYWAEVAKELEWFKPWDRVLDDSNAPFFRWFIGGKFNITVNCLDRHMKTKAKDKVAYIYEPEPLDQKVERWTYAQLYREVNKLANALKKLGIRKGDRITIFMPMIPQLPIAMLACARIGAVHSVVFSGFSAGSLRDRIQDAEAKVLITADGGYRRGKLVTLKANADPALAECPSIQHCIVFKRAGNEVQMKPGRDLWWHEITAHESDECLPEQLDAEDMLYTLYTSGTTGKPKGIVHVHGGYAVGTYSTLKFVFDIKPADIYWCAADIGWVTGHSYIVYAPLMNGATSVLYEGAPDFPAPDRWWSIIEREKVTILYTSPTAIRMFMRFGEEFPRKHNLTSLRLLGSVGEPINPEAWRWYREHIGGGKLQIMDTWWQTETGTFMISPLPITPLKPGSATKPLPGILADVFDQNGKPVRPNENGFAVLLRPWPAMLRTLYKDPERYKQAYWSRFPGVYLTGDSCTKDEDGYFWFRGRADEVLNVAGHRLGTAEVESALVAHPAVAEAAVIGVPHEVKGDVPKAYVTLKVGFEKTEALKKELIDWVGKEIGAIAKPDSIEFRDKLPKTRSGKIMRRLLKAEALGKEVGDISTLDE, encoded by the coding sequence ATGGCGCAGACTGAGCTGTTCCACCCGCCCAAGGAGCTGGTGGAGAACTCAAACGTAATGGCCTTCATGAAGAAGCACGGCATCAAGGACTACGATGACCTGCTCAAGCGGGCCGAGAATCAGGAATGGTACTGGGCCGAGGTGGCCAAGGAACTGGAGTGGTTCAAGCCTTGGGACAGGGTTCTGGACGACTCAAATGCTCCTTTCTTCAGGTGGTTCATCGGCGGCAAGTTCAACATCACCGTAAACTGCCTAGACCGGCATATGAAGACCAAGGCCAAGGACAAGGTCGCCTACATATACGAACCTGAGCCTCTTGACCAGAAGGTTGAACGTTGGACCTATGCTCAATTGTACCGGGAGGTGAACAAGCTGGCTAACGCGCTGAAGAAGCTCGGCATCAGGAAGGGCGACCGAATCACCATCTTCATGCCGATGATTCCACAGCTACCAATCGCAATGCTTGCTTGCGCTCGAATCGGCGCAGTTCACTCTGTGGTGTTCTCCGGTTTTTCGGCTGGCTCGCTGCGCGACCGCATCCAGGACGCCGAAGCTAAGGTGCTCATTACCGCCGACGGTGGGTACCGACGTGGCAAGTTGGTCACGCTCAAAGCCAATGCCGACCCAGCCTTGGCTGAGTGTCCCTCAATCCAGCATTGTATTGTGTTCAAGCGGGCGGGCAACGAAGTCCAGATGAAGCCGGGACGTGACCTTTGGTGGCACGAGATCACCGCCCACGAATCTGACGAATGCCTGCCCGAACAACTGGACGCAGAGGATATGCTGTACACTCTGTACACATCCGGAACTACGGGTAAGCCCAAGGGCATCGTCCACGTTCATGGAGGATATGCGGTCGGTACCTACTCAACGCTGAAATTTGTCTTTGATATCAAGCCAGCTGATATCTACTGGTGCGCGGCGGACATCGGCTGGGTCACCGGTCACTCCTACATTGTTTATGCACCCCTGATGAATGGTGCGACGTCAGTTCTGTACGAAGGCGCACCCGATTTTCCGGCTCCGGACCGCTGGTGGTCCATCATCGAACGCGAGAAGGTGACGATTCTCTACACTTCGCCTACCGCAATCCGGATGTTCATGCGCTTCGGTGAGGAGTTCCCAAGAAAGCACAATCTGACTTCGCTCCGACTTCTGGGTTCGGTTGGTGAACCCATCAACCCCGAGGCCTGGCGATGGTACCGGGAACACATCGGCGGCGGTAAGCTGCAGATTATGGACACTTGGTGGCAAACCGAGACCGGCACATTCATGATCTCGCCACTGCCGATAACACCTTTGAAGCCCGGTTCAGCTACCAAACCTCTACCCGGCATCCTTGCCGACGTATTCGACCAAAACGGCAAGCCGGTGAGACCGAACGAGAACGGTTTCGCAGTACTACTAAGGCCGTGGCCTGCGATGCTGCGCACCCTGTACAAGGACCCTGAGCGTTACAAGCAGGCATACTGGTCACGCTTCCCTGGTGTTTACCTGACTGGTGACTCATGCACCAAGGACGAGGATGGTTACTTCTGGTTCCGGGGCCGGGCCGACGAAGTGTTGAACGTCGCCGGACACCGGCTCGGCACCGCCGAAGTCGAATCTGCCCTGGTTGCGCATCCCGCGGTTGCTGAGGCCGCGGTCATCGGTGTACCGCATGAAGTCAAGGGCGATGTCCCCAAGGCTTATGTCACCCTCAAAGTGGGCTTCGAGAAAACAGAGGCACTCAAGAAGGAGCTGATTGACTGGGTTGGCAAAGAAATCGGCGCCATTGCCAAACCGGACTCAATTGAGTTCCGGGACAAGCTGCCCAAGACTCGTTCCGGCAAGATAATGCGCCGGCTGCTTAAGGCCGAAGCCTTGGGCAAAGAAGTCGGCGACATCTCGACCTTAGACGAGTAG
- a CDS encoding OFA family MFS transporter, with the protein MGEPRTYNRWLIVVGAILVQVCLGAIYAWSVFRKPLEAELNISPTQASLPFSVVLIFFALATVAGGRLQDRFGPKVVAIIGGILLAAGMILASLARGISMLVAGYGIVSGIGIGFAYVCPIAAGVKWFPDKRGLITGLSVAGFGAGAFFVAPLAAGLIAGTPYNLLGASLFDLPRLGVFPTFRWLGLAYLVLVVLGGLLLRNPEPGYRPAGWNPPAPRPGQAAHADFTSGQMLSTWQFWAIWLMYFAGCAAGLMMIGQTSPIAQELARFDKSVAAIGVSVLAIFNTLGRIFWGRISDSIGRSRTLFLMYLINAVAVFGYFLIPVAPVVFWFAIALVGATFGGYLAIYPAVNADYYGTKYAGVNYGLIFTAYGVGGLLSNIFAPRVKELTGNYNFAFILTGVLCAAAAVASFLLRAPTKRNSK; encoded by the coding sequence ATGGGTGAACCTAGAACCTACAACCGTTGGTTGATTGTTGTCGGCGCCATACTTGTTCAAGTCTGTCTTGGCGCCATCTATGCGTGGAGCGTGTTCCGCAAACCCCTTGAAGCCGAACTGAACATTTCACCTACCCAGGCATCACTTCCCTTCTCGGTCGTACTCATCTTCTTCGCTCTGGCGACCGTTGCCGGCGGCCGGCTTCAAGACCGGTTCGGACCCAAGGTCGTAGCGATTATCGGCGGAATTCTCCTTGCGGCAGGGATGATTCTGGCAAGCCTCGCCCGCGGTATCAGCATGCTGGTGGCCGGGTACGGTATCGTCTCCGGCATCGGCATCGGCTTTGCCTACGTCTGTCCTATCGCCGCAGGTGTCAAGTGGTTTCCGGACAAGCGTGGGCTGATTACCGGGCTTTCGGTTGCCGGGTTCGGAGCCGGTGCGTTCTTCGTCGCGCCCCTAGCTGCTGGACTCATCGCCGGTACGCCCTACAACCTTCTTGGAGCCAGCCTATTCGACCTACCGCGTCTGGGTGTGTTTCCTACCTTCCGGTGGCTCGGACTCGCATATCTGGTCCTTGTGGTGCTCGGCGGTCTGCTTCTGCGCAACCCGGAGCCAGGCTACCGGCCAGCCGGCTGGAACCCACCCGCCCCAAGACCTGGGCAGGCGGCACACGCAGACTTCACATCAGGACAGATGCTTTCTACCTGGCAGTTCTGGGCCATCTGGCTGATGTACTTCGCTGGCTGCGCCGCGGGTCTGATGATGATTGGCCAGACCTCGCCAATCGCCCAAGAGCTGGCCAGGTTCGACAAATCGGTTGCGGCCATCGGGGTGTCGGTTCTTGCCATCTTCAACACCCTGGGTCGCATCTTCTGGGGCCGCATCTCCGACTCCATCGGACGCTCCCGAACCCTGTTCTTGATGTACCTCATTAATGCGGTTGCGGTGTTCGGCTACTTTCTCATTCCGGTCGCGCCGGTGGTATTCTGGTTCGCCATCGCACTGGTCGGCGCAACCTTTGGCGGATACCTTGCCATCTACCCGGCGGTCAATGCCGATTACTACGGCACAAAGTATGCCGGAGTCAACTACGGCCTCATCTTCACGGCGTACGGCGTCGGCGGACTTCTGTCAAACATCTTTGCCCCGCGGGTCAAGGAACTGACCGGCAACTACAATTTTGCATTCATTCTCACCGGAGTACTGTGTGCCGCGGCCGCGGTCGCGAGCTTCTTGCTTCGGGCTCCAACAAAGAGAAACAGCAAATAG
- a CDS encoding NADP-dependent malic enzyme encodes MKLHPFYRGKYQTVPKCCIRNFDDFAIWYTPGVAAPCKDIYAHPEMSFQHTNRANTICVLTDGTRVLGLGDIGPEASMPVMEGKALLFKYLGGVDAVPIALRTKDSDEFIRTAKLLEPSFGGFNLEDIAQPKCFRILDTLRAEMNVPVWHDDQQGTAAVTYAGLVNALKFVGKDIGKVKVAMLGAGASNIAISRVCIKGGVNPGNIIMCDSKGTLHKGRTELQTEFKEKWHMCQISNKWDVRGTIADAMKDADVLIALSTPGPGVVKPEWIKSMAKDAIVFVCANPIPEIWPWEAIEAGARVVATGRSDFPNQVNNSLGFPGIFRGALDVNARTITDEMCIAAALELAKVAEDRGLREDYLVPTMDDWEVFPREAVAVGMKAIEQGVARIKLTRDELMEKATTTIKQARELTQWMMKEGFIPEPPRA; translated from the coding sequence ATGAAGTTGCACCCGTTCTACCGGGGCAAGTACCAGACCGTACCCAAGTGCTGTATCCGTAACTTTGACGACTTCGCCATCTGGTATACACCGGGCGTTGCCGCACCCTGCAAGGACATCTATGCACATCCCGAGATGTCTTTCCAGCATACCAACCGAGCCAACACAATCTGCGTACTGACCGATGGCACGCGGGTACTTGGTCTGGGCGACATCGGGCCTGAGGCCTCAATGCCGGTAATGGAAGGCAAGGCACTGCTCTTCAAGTACCTCGGCGGCGTTGACGCGGTGCCGATTGCGCTACGTACCAAGGACTCAGACGAATTCATCCGTACTGCTAAGCTCCTGGAACCATCGTTCGGCGGCTTCAATCTCGAGGACATCGCCCAACCCAAATGCTTCCGCATCCTGGACACGCTCCGAGCGGAGATGAACGTGCCTGTCTGGCACGACGACCAGCAGGGCACAGCCGCGGTCACCTATGCCGGACTCGTGAACGCCTTGAAGTTCGTCGGCAAGGACATCGGCAAGGTGAAGGTAGCAATGCTTGGAGCCGGAGCTTCGAACATTGCCATATCGCGCGTGTGCATCAAAGGCGGCGTCAATCCGGGAAATATCATTATGTGCGACTCAAAAGGCACGCTGCACAAGGGGCGTACCGAGCTTCAGACCGAATTCAAGGAAAAGTGGCATATGTGCCAGATTTCCAACAAATGGGACGTGCGAGGTACCATTGCCGATGCCATGAAAGATGCAGACGTACTTATAGCACTTTCCACACCCGGCCCCGGCGTGGTAAAACCAGAATGGATAAAGTCCATGGCCAAAGATGCAATCGTGTTCGTCTGCGCCAACCCGATTCCAGAAATCTGGCCGTGGGAGGCGATCGAAGCTGGAGCACGGGTGGTTGCGACCGGTCGCTCAGACTTCCCAAACCAGGTAAACAATTCCCTCGGATTTCCCGGTATCTTCCGTGGTGCGCTGGATGTGAACGCCCGTACCATCACCGACGAAATGTGTATCGCCGCTGCGCTCGAACTTGCTAAGGTGGCCGAGGACCGCGGTCTGCGCGAGGACTATCTCGTACCGACGATGGACGATTGGGAGGTATTCCCGCGTGAAGCGGTGGCGGTCGGAATGAAGGCAATCGAACAGGGCGTGGCACGCATCAAGCTGACTCGTGATGAACTGATGGAGAAGGCAACGACCACAATCAAGCAGGCCCGCGAGCTGACCCAGTGGATGATGAAAGAAGGCTTCATTCCTGAACCACCCAGAGCCTAG
- a CDS encoding YggS family pyridoxal phosphate-dependent enzyme: protein MYGIYTLNMSVAENLRLLEQRIRAACNRAARNRRDVTLVAVAKTRTADEVTEAIQAGVTDIGENRVQEAAAKKPLVRLSANWHLIGHLQTNKVRKALELFSVIQSVDSAHLAYELNRRCEQQNRHVSIFIEVNTSNEPTKFGVRPDELDGLVQEVTRLGRLELAGLMTIGPGWAIEDPEASRPCFQLLRRLRDEMRQRFSIPLPHLSMGMSSDFEQGIEEGATIIRIGTAIFGPRPG, encoded by the coding sequence ATGTACGGAATCTATACTCTGAACATGAGCGTGGCTGAGAACCTACGTCTGCTGGAACAGCGTATCAGAGCAGCCTGCAACCGGGCGGCACGCAACCGCAGGGACGTCACTTTGGTCGCAGTGGCCAAGACACGCACCGCAGACGAGGTAACCGAAGCAATCCAGGCCGGTGTCACTGACATTGGCGAGAACCGAGTTCAGGAGGCAGCCGCGAAAAAGCCACTGGTACGCCTTTCGGCAAATTGGCACCTTATCGGTCATCTGCAGACAAACAAGGTGAGAAAGGCTCTGGAGTTGTTCTCCGTCATCCAAAGCGTGGACTCAGCTCACCTTGCCTACGAACTTAATCGCCGCTGCGAGCAGCAGAATAGACATGTCAGTATATTCATTGAGGTGAATACTTCAAATGAGCCAACCAAGTTCGGTGTTCGGCCTGACGAGCTTGACGGTCTGGTGCAGGAAGTGACAAGACTCGGACGGCTCGAACTGGCCGGGCTGATGACCATCGGCCCGGGCTGGGCAATCGAGGACCCCGAGGCATCCCGCCCCTGCTTTCAACTGCTGCGTCGTCTGCGCGATGAGATGCGCCAGCGTTTCTCGATACCATTGCCTCATCTCTCGATGGGTATGTCTTCGGACTTTGAACAGGGAATAGAAGAAGGCGCGACCATCATTCGGATCGGCACAGCCATATTCGGCCCGAGGCCTGGATGA
- a CDS encoding metallopeptidase family protein — MKTERFAELVEQAVASIPDYFRKRIENVQIDIMPQASPDLARSLGRHPMQLLGVYQGIPYRRRGPWYGNVVPDRILIFQVPIERQCQTEADVRSLVRKVVIHEVGHYFGLSDEELFRLQAEAERAPQTHEADKAGM, encoded by the coding sequence TTGAAGACTGAACGGTTTGCCGAGCTTGTGGAACAGGCCGTAGCCAGCATTCCGGATTACTTTAGAAAGCGGATTGAGAATGTTCAGATCGACATCATGCCGCAGGCGTCACCTGACCTGGCCCGAAGTCTTGGCCGACACCCGATGCAGCTTCTCGGCGTGTATCAGGGTATTCCGTACAGGCGCCGCGGACCCTGGTATGGCAATGTTGTGCCGGACCGGATTCTCATTTTCCAGGTTCCAATTGAACGCCAGTGCCAAACTGAAGCCGATGTCAGGAGTCTGGTCCGCAAGGTAGTTATTCACGAAGTCGGGCACTATTTCGGTCTTTCGGACGAGGAACTGTTCCGGCTCCAAGCTGAGGCTGAGCGCGCCCCGCAAACCCACGAGGCAGACAAAGCCGGGATGTAG